The genomic stretch ATTCTCCTCGGTAATCAGTCTCCCTTCTTTGTTGATTTTTCCCGCCAGGTAGTCCTTGACAAATTTACTGATCGGGGGCATCTTTAAGGCCGTCAAGAGCGGCACCTTCACTTCCACTTCCTTGAACATATTAGCCATGTCAATCGTGGTGTCTCTTTTCCTTGTCACCATTCCTCGATACGGATATGGTTTTACCTTCTCTGCTTCTTCTCCCTGACTTCCTTCTAAGGATTCACCTCCCACTTTTATTTTGCCTTTGTCTGTCCCCTTTGCTTGATCCATCCCACTTGATTCTCCTTCCTTTTCACGGTTTGGTTTAGACATTGATGCTGGAGACATCACACGTGGACTAGGGCTTTGGTAGACTTTTCCTGATCGTAGGGACACTTCGCTAATGTTTTCACGACCAGAGGGCTGCACAGTAGCAGGGATCTTTCTCTCATTTCCCCTCAGTTCCCCCAGCGACATCACAACTTGAGACAGTTGCTTTGTAATCATATCCAACGCCGCCCGCTGCTCTTTCTGAGCCTCCTAGATTTCCCGCATCGCATCATTTGGATGATACGGGACTATCATATCTCTTGGTCCTTCACTGGGGTGTCGATTATATCGTTGATTTGGCTGCCCTCCAGCGTGGTTGGGCTGCGGGTAGTCGGATTGCCCGTAATGTTCTTGCTGGCACTGCGGCTGGGTGTGCTGTTGGTTCCCTCTCTGGTGTGgcgggacataactcaccatcTGGTTGCCTGCCCTGGTTGCTTGACTGGGGGCCTTGTTGTCTATACCCCCAGTTTCCTTCATTctgtcggcttgaccagtttGGCTGCCCTCTACTGGACCAGTTCTGTTGAGGTCCACCTGACCAACTGCCTTGGCCTCCCTACATTCTGTTCCCTCCATTATTTGATCTTTCTGGATTTCGGCGGCCTAGTTGGGCTTCCCTTCAGAGGGTTGTATCTGATGTGTCGATGATTGAGGCGGAttgctttgattctgatcagtccacctaAAGTTGGGGTGGTCTCTCCATGGGGCGTCCTTCGctttccctggatccagttgccatttgtaTTCCAGTGACCGACGACATTCACTTGGAGTTGCGGCTCcgcctcagggggaaactcgcaatagtaataGTGATTCTCTtctggcggcggtggtggcggcgcatATTGCTTTTCCTTCGGTGCAGGCAGTGGAGGTGCTCTAGACTTCTCGACTGCCtccagcagcttcttctccatttgctcaaatcgagcctctaACTTTTCATCACTGCGCACCTCTGCTGCGTGCAATGCACCTCTCCGGTACTGGCCACGGGACGTCTCGTACGACCTCTTGGCTTCAATTAGCCTCTCCAGGATGTTTttggcttggctgaatggggtctttgagaaatccccttgggctGCTAGGTTTAGatcgttcttgctgtccacaGTGAGTCCTCCATAGAAaatcgagtagatctcccgctctcccagcttgtggttggggcatgcttgaagcagccttTGGAATCTATCCTAATATTgaccgaggggctcatcgtactcttGTCTAGCTTCTGTAATCTCCCGCTTGAGGGCCCTCATTTTCGACGCTGGGAAGAAGCGATATAAAAATATCATCCGGAACTCGGCCCAggttctgatggatccttctggcaaCCTTGAAATCCAGACTCCCGCATCGCCCTTCAAGACGAAGGGGAGAGCCTTCAGCCTATAGTCTTCAGATGTTGATCCAGTCGGTACGGGTTGGATGTCGCAGTATCTGCAGAATTCCTCCAGGAAGGCATAAGGACACTCCTTCTAGAGGCCATAGAAATGGGACAACACGACTAGTACTCCTGATTTTattgcgatggtccgcatctCAGGAGTGATGGCGATGGCATGGGTGGGCTCATtttcatcatgagcgtgcagagaacTAATTCCTGAGTCGTTATCAacgagggccatctctgcttttgcttgttcaagtggtggtggttgGGGTGGTGTGTTctgttctccttcttcttcgctaGTGTTGATCAACGGCCGCTGCTGCTGCTAAAGCGGCTCTGTATCGCGTGGTAACAACACCGGCTttctggactctccaatgagcgttagtaTCTCTGTATATGaaaggatgattccagtgtccaccgcgttggtaccttctcatgaacagaaagaaaaacaaatgagaaaataaagaaaacaaaactatttacacctatgcgctacacacaaacatgagataacaccatgcttccccgacaacggcgccattttggaaggacttGAGCGAGCGATTCGAGTTGGTGGATCAAGCTATATGGGAGATAACTGAACCGAATggaccagttagcaaatgttgttgccacttgatcaaggcgatCTCGCTCTCGCTAGccaaccaatgtaatttatataactcccaattttgcactactttaacagtaaagcagcaagttcggggtcgatcacACAGAGAAGCgagtgtatcgagtgtgtgcgtagtgaatagggttcggctgctgccacgctttaattttgGGAGTATTAACTACTGAGTTTACACTAGGCACAAAGTAAACTatctactggatcaagtaaACGACAGGCTAAAAATAAGAACTCAACTAACTAAGCATGCTGCGGAAAACATGAAACACCTTGCTATTCAACATGATAAAAAACTGAATCGAAGTCTGAAGCGAAATTAAACTAGAACAGTGAGCAAACGAACGGAAACGAAACAATTCCAATTTTATATCCAGAACTCAGAACAATGTTGCAAGCATACAGAATACAAAACGAGTGTTTCTTCAACTtcaaaattaaactaagctaacacttcggagtATAAGAAAGCAAGCAAAACCGAGAGGTCCTTGAGATAACGCCGACAGATATCGAGAATACTGTAGCGCTTCCTTCGGTCTCCCTTTCTAACTAACACTTCTCTATCTAAGCTATCTCTGGAACTGAGCTAGACTAAATTAAACTAAGATAAAACTGAAGACGGAAGAAGATGGTAAAAGCTAAACTAAAATGGGGGGTTTctttgtggtggcacatcctctatttataggctcgtcaacgacctccagctggataacgatcctggcagaggatattcgctcacgctgtgaGCGAGTGATTCATCAATTGCTAtgtgctttccttctagaatgacgacatttttcagtaacagattgatgactcagctccgtccttgcgtctcatgtatcagcatgtgtccccttctagaacgtcgtctttgataacagaatgatgcgcaccatccagctcttTATCCtcatgtgtccttcttctgaaagccagtggtcccctccttaactgcttgattactccccttgatcaacttccccgaTTTTTAGCCTTTTTCGCctgttgtacttgcttgatcaatttggccttgttgccttggtcaaacagcattcctgcacaattaacacttgcttttgTGCGGTAAACGgatcaagtagcgtactttttacccctaaaccgatgcatgaaatagggcCTTATCAGTAGGAACTCCTCCTCCAGATACTCCTGCATCAGCGGTTCGGTCACGTCCTCTGAGTACACATTCTCACTGTCTGCCGGCCTCTTCATTGCTTCGTCAATGTCGAACATGAATTGCTCTCCGTTGAAATCTAGGCTGATCGTCCCATTACGGACGTCGATTATAGTGCTGGTCGTCGACAGGAATGGTCTTCCCAACAGAACTCCGCTGGACTCCTTCGCTGCTGGCTCTGTCATCTTGATGACGAAGAAGTCAGCTGGGTACAGAAAATTGTTCACCTTCACGATTACATCTTCAAGAATCCTCTCCGGGTGAATGCAAGATCTGTCGGCCAGCTGTATCATGATATCAGTATCGACGAGCTTGGCCTCTCCCAGCTTTTTGTAGATAGCATACGGCAGAACATTGATGGATTCCCCTAaatcgcacattgcgtgctccactTGAATATCCCCAATTGAAATCGGGAGCATGAACATCCCTGGGTCAGTTTTCTTTGATGGGAGGTCGCTCCGCTGGATCACTGCAGAGACATTTTCTTCTGTAAtaattttcctttcttcattTACCTTGCCCGCTAGGTAGTCCTTAATGAATTTACTGACTGGGGGCATCTTTAATGCCGACAAGAGTGGCACATTGACTTCCACGTCTTTAAATAGATTGGCCACATCGATCGTGGCATCTTTCTTCCTGGTGATCATTCCACGATATGGGTAGGGCTTGACCTTCTCAGCTTCTTCTCCTTGACTTTTTCTTGAGGTCTCGCCGCCCATTTTCGCTTTCCTTTTGTCCCTTCCTTTGGCTTGATCAGCTCCACTGgattctccttcttcttcgtgGCTTGGTCCAGGCTTAGATACCGATGGTACCGCAGGTGGGCTGGGGCTCTGGTATACCTTCCCTGACCTCAGGGAGACTTCACTAATGTTCTCGCGCCCAGGCTGTTGCACCGTAGCAGGGATTTTCCCCTCGTTGCCTCTCAGCTCTCCCAGCGACATGGCAActtgagataactgctttgtaagcatgtcCAGCGCTGCCCTctgctccttctgagcctcctaAATTTCTCGCATCGCATCATTAGGATTGTGCGGAACCATCATTTCTATCAGACCTTCATTGGGGTGCCTATTATATCTTTGATTCGAAGGTCCTCCACCGTGGCTAAGCTGAGGGTAGTCTGACGGCCCGTAGTGCTCTGGTTGGTATGGTGGCTGATTGTGCTGTTGATTCCCTTGGAAGTACTGTTGGTTGACTCTTTGATGCGGTGGGACATAGCTTACCACCTGATTGTTGGGTTGTCTTCCAGAGCTGCTTGTCTGGGGGGCTTGATGTCTGTCCGACCAATTGGGATGCCCTCCACTGGACCAGTTACCCTGGTGACCGCTTGACCAATTGCCTTGTGGTCCACCTGACCAGTTCGCTTGACCACCCTGCATTCTGTTTCCTCCATTGTTTGGTATCTCTTAATTTCAAGCGGGCCAATTGGGCTGCCCCTCGGAAGGTTGTATTTTTTGCGTGGACGGTTGAGGCGGTTGGCTTTGGTTCTGATCACTCCACTTGAAATTGGGATGATCTCTCCACGGAGCATCCATCTGctttccctggatccagttgccatttgggTTCCAATGACCGACAGCATTCACCTGAGTTTGCGGCTCCGCTTCAGGAGGGAACTCGCAGTAATAATAATGGTGCTACTCCGGCGGTGGTGGCACATATGGCTTCTCCTTGGGAGCAGGCGGTGGAGGCGCTCTGGACTTCTCTACTGCTtctagcagcttcttctccatctgctcaaacCGAGCCTCCAGCTTCTCGTCGCTTCGTGCCTCTGCTACGTGCACCACTTCTCGTCTGTACTGGCCGTGGGAGGTTTCATACGATCTCTTCGCTTCGATTAATCTCTCCAGGATGCTCTTCgcttggctgaatggggttTTTGAGAAGTCCCCTTGGGCTGCTAAATTGAGGTCGTTTTTGCTGTCCACATTCAACCCACCATAAAAGGATGAATATACCTCCCGCTCTCCCATTTTGTGATTAGGACACGCTTGCAGCAGTCCCTGGAATCTGTCCCAATATTGCCCGAgaggctcatcgtactcctgccttgcctctgtaatctcccttttcaAAGTACTTGTTTTTTATGTTGGGAAGAAGTGGTCCAGGAAGATCATGCGGAACTCGGCCTAGGTTCTAATCGAGCCTTCTGGCAGCCTTCTCAACCAGATTCTTGCATTACCTTTCAAAACAAAAGGGTATCGccttgagcctgtaatcttctGACGTGGATCCAGCTGGTACTGGTTGAATGTcacaatatctgcaaaattcCTCCAAAAAGTCATAAGGGCATTCCTTCGAGAGTCCATAGAAATTTGATAACACCACGAGCACCCCCGATTTGATTGCGATTGCCCGTATTCCTGGGGTAACTGTGATGGCATGAgtgggctccttctcgtcaTGAGCGTGTAGGGAACCAATTCCCCAATCGTTGTCTACGACGGCCATCTGCTTCTCTGCTTCCTCGAGTAGTGGTGGTTTAGGCGGCGTAGTCTGTTCTCCTTCCTCCTCACTGGTCAGTTGCTCTGCGGCTGCAgcttctaatgcggctctgtATCGAGTGGTAACAacaccggcttcctggactcgcCAATGAACGTATGTATCTCTGTATATGaggggatgattccagtgtcctccGCGGTGTTACCTTctcataaaaggaaagaaaaataaattagaaaagaagcaaaataaaactatttacatCTATGCATTAAACACATCCATGTAATAACACCATGCATCCCCGACAACGGCACCATTTTGGTGAGGGGGAGAGAGAATACGCGCagatggatcaagttatatggaagatagccgaccgggtggatcagttagcaaatgtcgttgccacttgatcaaggcgttctctCTTGTTCACGAAAAGaaaatttataactcccaaacatgcactactttaacagtaaagcggcaagtacggggtcgatcccacagggaagctggtgcgttgagtgtgtgtttagtgaacagggttcgGCTATTGCCACACTTTAAATTCGgagttttaaactactggattaCGCTAGGCAGAAAATagactaactacttgatcaagggaCTCATTCATGCTGACAACAAATAACGGACCAAGTAAACGACAGGCTGAAATAAAGACTTAACTACCTACTCATGCTACGAAACTACAAACCACTTTGTCATTCAACATAATGAAGATTCAAACACTCGATCAGGGACTTTAAAACGAAACTAAACTGGAACAGTGGACATGGAATTCCGAAAACaaacaactttgatttttatactCAGAACTCAAACAGTACTGCGAAAATGCGAAATACAAAACAAGGTTGATTCTTTAACTACACAGCAAGATGAAATTTAACTAAGCTAACAAGTTCAGAAAACAAGAAAGTAAGAAGGCGAAATAAGCCGAGAGGTCCTCGGTTGGAAACTTGAGATGgcgccgaacagatattgatttctctgtcgcgctcccttcaGTCGCTTTCCTTCTAACTGACCATTTCTACTTTTCAACTAGGCTATTTTGGAACTGGGGAAGAACTTGGAACCAGGAACAGGCaagaaaactaaactaaaggcGATGAAAAAGGAATAAGATGccgaagaagaaaaaaaggtcATTATTATGGCGTTgtatcctctatttataagctcctCACACAACCTCCATCTAtgataacaactttggcagTGAATATTCGTCCTTGCTGGGATCGCGCGTCTCATCAATTGATACGtgtccttcttctagaatgtcgtgGTTCTTCAATAACAGAATGAGGATTCGCCGTCCAGCGCATCAGCCTCACGTGtcttccttctagaatgcagtggtcccccggctaactgcttgatcacctccttgatcaacccacctagtttttttttgcctttttcgCCTTATGTgccagcttgatcagtttggccttgttgcccttggtcaagcagcattcctgcacaattaacacttgctttgagCGATAAACTgttcaagtagcatacattttacccctaaaccgatgcatgaaataggccttatcactGGGGTATTGTTTTGCCACTTGATGTCTCACTTGGTCAAAAGCGGCGACCTTTAGCCTTTAACTTTTGGCTTATTTCCTGCCCTCTTTTTTCAACTTTTCTCAACCTttgttaatatatatatatatatatatatatatatatatatatagggaagcgttattctccttttcacatcttagatcctttttccttcttaatattacgcgttagatctgaggcatcaacggatcagattgattctataaaactggttccgtgttgcattatagaaggtggttgtatgcattacagggttattattgacatttgacggaaaagtaactgccacattttggtatctgcgaataatgcaccacatggtcacgagtaatgcatataattgactatataatgcacaatatatgaactgcaatgcatacgaataagatgtaccatgttatgatgtttggacacacgtttcttgtttcccctaagggtttaataagcttaggggctagggtatagtacgtagacacgtatgtaatcttcacatggtaacgagtaatggatataattgactatataatgcacaatttgtgaactgcaatgcatacgaacaagatgtgttatgttatgatgtttgacacacgtttcttgtttcccctaagggtttaataagcttaggggctagggtatagtacgtacgcatgaataacaaattataaaacgatacgaataattcaccaaattgtcacgagtaatggatgttattaactatataatgcacaatatgtgaactgcaatgcatacgaataagatgtaccatgttatgatgtttgacacacgtttcttgtttccctaagggtttaataagcttaggggctagggtatagtacgtagacattactaacaaattgttgttattggaatatacgtatgtgcattatttggtttaggtagtgcattatgtagctgttaattgtcattatctcagtatattatgcattattagaggtattgtgtatatgggttaatcaacggatcgaagattacatacatgtatttagtaatgtctacgtactataccctagcccctaagcttattaaactcttaggggaaacaagaaacgtgtgtcaaacatcataacatggtacatcttattcgtatgcattgcagttcacatattgtgcattatatagttaataacatccattactcgtgacaatttggtgaattattcgtattgttttataatttgttattaatgcgtacgtactataccctagcccctaagcttattaaacccttaggggaaacaagaaacgtgtgtcaaacataataacacagcacatcttgttcgtatgcattgcagttcacaaattgtgcattatatagtcaattatatgcattactcgttaccatgtgaagattacatacatgtctacgtactataccctagcccctaagcttattaaacccttaggggaaacaagaaacgtgtgtcaaacatcataacacagcacatcttgttcgtatgcattgcagttcacatattgtgcattatataggcaattatatgcattactcgtgaccatgtggtgcattattcgtagcggtttccagcctagattagattactattgtaccctcataatgcacaaaataggacaaataatgcaacacgggattaattacccaatgttgatcttgaccgtccatttctctaatctaatggctgatattaagaaggaaaaaggaggaaatataggaaaaggaaatgaatacatccctatatatatatatatatatatatatatatatatatatatattactgaACTGATCAACTTAACCGATCAACCTGACTGACTAACTTGTTCAACCCGGCAACCCTTTATTTCGGCTTTTCTATTGCTATGCCCTTTTCTTTTGAAATAATTCATCTCTCGACCCCTTTTTCTCATGTACTTATAGAAATGTGTAAAAATTGGGGTTTCGGTTTCAAAAGACGGGTAAAAGTGTATATAGACTCAACGTGGTTTTCTAGGGGGTGCTTTGTTTGAGGAGGCGGGTTTGTGAAACGAAAGAAGAAATgactcaaatggttaagtcctaatgcctttagtccttactacttgtgcaattttcatctaaatattaatAGGTAGCCTCtcatattttttctttgtaaaaatagtagaaagtgttctacgtTGGCTTATAGCTCATATGTAGAGAGGCTTCATAGAAGGTtttaaaattgagcatttccatcatacttacgtcATTCAAACTGATTAAGTTGAACAATCAAGTTTCCACATGTAAACATACTGTTTCATTTTCTTTACTCTTTCCCCAGACATTCATATCTTTCATTTATCCAATTCCATGCATACTGACCTAATTATTTCTATCTGATTGtttgcattttttataattGGACATGTATGATTTCAATTAGGCTAACCCTCatccctcccactgcatattagctcgccctcgagcgacttgatgcagtggaaaaagggttaggcaacggCAAAAGTAGAACAaaccaaggaaaacttctcacacttagaccagacgctgggctaagtgggagacagtgccaaaaatcaaagcatgccgaaaaaaagaaaaacaagaacaaaaacACATAGGCAGTTAAAAGAGCAGGAAgatccataaacttctcacacttagcccaggcACTGGACTAAGTGTGAAAATGGATAAAACTTCTCCACGAGTTGCGTCATCATTTGCTCCATTCGAAGCTTCCATTCGTTGTCGCCTTGAGCAGCCTCCTCGTGCTCTGTCCTCGGGTTGGGCACCAACACCAGCTGGGGTCTCTGCTGCTTGCCAGGGCTGGCTGGTCGTTCCTTCCCTCATTCCAACTGACTTTCGATTGCTCCCGCTGGCCTGTGGTGTAGAAGCGAAACTTCCCTCCTCGCATCTTCTCATGTACCTGTattctaaaaaagaaatccaGGTCAAACAGTTCAGGTCTAGTGCAACAGAGGGGGTGCTCCACACTCTCCTGGATCTCCAGAATCCAATTTCTCCTCAAGTATGCTCCCAGGAGGTGGCACACATTTAAATGGCGAGCGGGGCAGGTAGCAATCTGGTGGATAGAATAGGCCAGCCAAAAACCCAGCTGGACTTTCCTCTGTTCTCTCATGCTCCACATGAAGTAGAGCTCAGCCGGAGTGATGATGGCCATGGTATTGGCTTGATCCAAAAGGTTGCATCCAAGGTAGACCTGGGCGAGGCGAAGGGCTGGGGCAGCAATATGCTCTCCCCTGGACTCAGAGGCTTTGAAAGCTAGAGCTCGTTCATGGCTAAGGGCCTTCCAGACAGCTTATTGGTTGAAGTCGGGCTTCTTCTGCGGGAGGCCGATGTCTCATCCAAACCACTCCCCATTGGCCACTTGGGATTCTGTATAGAGTCCCATGCGGATGGAGAACTCATTTAAACTCATGCGTTTGCCAAGGTCAAACACCCGGAACGTGACACTCCTCGCCTCTAAGTCTGTGTCGCCGGTGAAC from Salvia splendens isolate huo1 chromosome 4, SspV2, whole genome shotgun sequence encodes the following:
- the LOC121800800 gene encoding uncharacterized protein LOC121800800, which codes for MSHRIKESTNSTSKGINSTISHHTNQSTTGRQTTLSLATVEDLRIKDIIGTPMKEAQKEQRAALDMLTKQLSQVAMSLGELRGNEGKIPATVQQPGRENISEVSLRSGKVYQSPSPPAVPSVSKPGPSHEEEGESSGADQAKGRDKRKAKMGGETSRKSQGEEAEKVKPYPYRGMITRKKDATIDVANLFKDVEVNVPLLSALKMPPVSKFIKDYLAGKVNEERKIITEENVSAVIQRSDLPSKKTDPGMFMLPISIGDIQVEHAMCDLGESINVLPYAIYKKLGEAKLVDTDIMIQLADRSCIHPERILEDVIVKVNNFLYPADFFVIKMTEPAAKESSGVLLGRPFLSTTSTIIDVRNGTISLDFNGEQFMFDIDEAMKRPADSENVYSEDVTEPLMQEYLEEEFLLIRPYFMHRFRGKKYAT